In Equus caballus isolate H_3958 breed thoroughbred chromosome 25, TB-T2T, whole genome shotgun sequence, one DNA window encodes the following:
- the EGFL7 gene encoding epidermal growth factor-like protein 7 isoform X33, with the protein MAKPGPGQHQAPAQWRHRWPPLPRRAAATRVQGMTEPPSLGPSIGPPTAAVLGRPPPGLATPAAPAGRGPVGSPGPAEQYASLHARTEGSVSSQAAATALQDGGATPARQTWMNAVLDGAAVPSAVSTPQGVIGASVGRGTAPLRMGQSACPREGLPGSPTRTPQQKLQLVLAPLHSLASRALEHGLPDPGSLLAHSFQQLDRIDSLSEQISFLEEQLGSCSCKKEL; encoded by the exons GCCCCAGCTCAGTGGAGGCACAGGTGGCCCCCACTGCCCAGAAGAGCAGCTGCCACCAGGGTCCAGGGGATGACGGAGCCCCCTTCTCTAG gacCATCTATAGGACCGCCTACCGCCGCAGTCCTGGGCCGGCCCCCGCCAGGCCTCGCTACGCCTGCTGCCCCGGCTGGAAGAGGACCAGTGGGCTCCCCGGGGCCTGCGGAGCAG TATGCCAGCCTCCATGCCAGAACGGAGGGGTCTGTGTCCAGCCAGGCCGCTGCCACTGCCCTGCAGGATGGCGGGgcgacacctgccagacag ACGTGGATGAATGCAGTGCTGGACGGGGCGGCTGTCCCCAGCGCTGTGTCAACACCGCAGGGAGTTATTGGTGCCAGTGTTGGGAGGGGCACAGCCCCTCTGCGGATGGGGCAATCTGCCTGCCCAAGAGAGGGACTGCCAGGGTCCCCCACCCGCACCCCACAACAG AAGCTGCAGCTGGTGCTGGCCCCACTGCACAGCCTGGCCTCGCGGGCCCTGGAGCATGGGCTCCCGGACCCCGGCAGCCTCCTGGCCCACTCCTTCCAGCAGCTGGACCGCATCGACTCCCTGAGCGAGCAGATCTCCTTCCTGGAAGAGCAGCTGGGGTCTT GTTCCTGCAAGAAGGAGCTGTGA
- the EGFL7 gene encoding epidermal growth factor-like protein 7 isoform X20, which produces MAKPGPGQHQAPAQWRHRWPPLPRRAAATRVQGMTEPPSLAAGCVPSGFPGAPCPSPSCNACTSPFSPPAMGTEPAAHTGPSIGPPTAAVLGRPPPGLATPAAPAGRGPVGSPGPAEQQYASLHARTEGSVSSQAAATALQDGGATPARQTWMNAVLDGAAVPSAVSTPQGVIGASVGRGTAPLRMGQSACPREGLPGSPTRTPQQKLQLVLAPLHSLASRALEHGLPDPGSLLAHSFQQLDRIDSLSEQISFLEEQLGSCSCKKEL; this is translated from the exons GCCCCAGCTCAGTGGAGGCACAGGTGGCCCCCACTGCCCAGAAGAGCAGCTGCCACCAGGGTCCAGGGGATGACGGAGCCCCCTTCTCTAG CCGCAGGGTGTGTGCCATCGGGGTTCCCAGGGGCCCCGTGTCCGAGTCCTTCGTGCAACGCGTGTACCAGCCCTTTCTCACCACCTGCGATGGGCACCGAGCCTGCAGCACATACCG gacCATCTATAGGACCGCCTACCGCCGCAGTCCTGGGCCGGCCCCCGCCAGGCCTCGCTACGCCTGCTGCCCCGGCTGGAAGAGGACCAGTGGGCTCCCCGGGGCCTGCGGAGCAG CAGTATGCCAGCCTCCATGCCAGAACGGAGGGGTCTGTGTCCAGCCAGGCCGCTGCCACTGCCCTGCAGGATGGCGGGgcgacacctgccagacag ACGTGGATGAATGCAGTGCTGGACGGGGCGGCTGTCCCCAGCGCTGTGTCAACACCGCAGGGAGTTATTGGTGCCAGTGTTGGGAGGGGCACAGCCCCTCTGCGGATGGGGCAATCTGCCTGCCCAAGAGAGGGACTGCCAGGGTCCCCCACCCGCACCCCACAACAG AAGCTGCAGCTGGTGCTGGCCCCACTGCACAGCCTGGCCTCGCGGGCCCTGGAGCATGGGCTCCCGGACCCCGGCAGCCTCCTGGCCCACTCCTTCCAGCAGCTGGACCGCATCGACTCCCTGAGCGAGCAGATCTCCTTCCTGGAAGAGCAGCTGGGGTCTT GTTCCTGCAAGAAGGAGCTGTGA
- the EGFL7 gene encoding epidermal growth factor-like protein 7 isoform X30 — MGHSLALAPLLSQATPAVCPRNARPFVRWKGQAPAQWRHRWPPLPRRAAATRVQGMTEPPSLAVCQPPCQNGGVCVQPGRCHCPAGWRGDTCQTDVDECSAGRGGCPQRCVNTAGSYWCQCWEGHSPSADGAICLPKRGTARVPHPHPTTGVDSEVKEEVQRLRSRVDVLEQKLQLVLAPLHSLASRALEHGLPDPGSLLAHSFQQLDRIDSLSEQISFLEEQLGSCSCKKEL; from the exons ATGGGGCACTCACTGGCCCTGGCCCCGCTGCTGTCTCAGGCCACACCAGCAGTCTGTCCGAGGAACGCGCGCCCATTTGTCAGATGGAAGGGGCAG GCCCCAGCTCAGTGGAGGCACAGGTGGCCCCCACTGCCCAGAAGAGCAGCTGCCACCAGGGTCCAGGGGATGACGGAGCCCCCTTCTCTAG CAGTATGCCAGCCTCCATGCCAGAACGGAGGGGTCTGTGTCCAGCCAGGCCGCTGCCACTGCCCTGCAGGATGGCGGGgcgacacctgccagacag ACGTGGATGAATGCAGTGCTGGACGGGGCGGCTGTCCCCAGCGCTGTGTCAACACCGCAGGGAGTTATTGGTGCCAGTGTTGGGAGGGGCACAGCCCCTCTGCGGATGGGGCAATCTGCCTGCCCAAGAGAGGGACTGCCAGGGTCCCCCACCCGCACCCCACAACAG GAGTGGACAGTGAGGTGAAGGAGGAGGTGCAGAGGCTTCGGTCAAGGGTGGACGTGCTGGAGCAG AAGCTGCAGCTGGTGCTGGCCCCACTGCACAGCCTGGCCTCGCGGGCCCTGGAGCATGGGCTCCCGGACCCCGGCAGCCTCCTGGCCCACTCCTTCCAGCAGCTGGACCGCATCGACTCCCTGAGCGAGCAGATCTCCTTCCTGGAAGAGCAGCTGGGGTCTT GTTCCTGCAAGAAGGAGCTGTGA
- the EGFL7 gene encoding epidermal growth factor-like protein 7 isoform X25, whose amino-acid sequence MGHSLALAPLLSQATPAVCPRNARPFVRWKGQAPAQWRHRWPPLPRRAAATRVQGMTEPPSLGPSIGPPTAAVLGRPPPGLATPAAPAGRGPVGSPGPAEQYASLHARTEGSVSSQAAATALQDGGATPARQTWMNAVLDGAAVPSAVSTPQGVIGASVGRGTAPLRMGQSACPREGLPGSPTRTPQQKLQLVLAPLHSLASRALEHGLPDPGSLLAHSFQQLDRIDSLSEQISFLEEQLGSCSCKKEL is encoded by the exons ATGGGGCACTCACTGGCCCTGGCCCCGCTGCTGTCTCAGGCCACACCAGCAGTCTGTCCGAGGAACGCGCGCCCATTTGTCAGATGGAAGGGGCAG GCCCCAGCTCAGTGGAGGCACAGGTGGCCCCCACTGCCCAGAAGAGCAGCTGCCACCAGGGTCCAGGGGATGACGGAGCCCCCTTCTCTAG gacCATCTATAGGACCGCCTACCGCCGCAGTCCTGGGCCGGCCCCCGCCAGGCCTCGCTACGCCTGCTGCCCCGGCTGGAAGAGGACCAGTGGGCTCCCCGGGGCCTGCGGAGCAG TATGCCAGCCTCCATGCCAGAACGGAGGGGTCTGTGTCCAGCCAGGCCGCTGCCACTGCCCTGCAGGATGGCGGGgcgacacctgccagacag ACGTGGATGAATGCAGTGCTGGACGGGGCGGCTGTCCCCAGCGCTGTGTCAACACCGCAGGGAGTTATTGGTGCCAGTGTTGGGAGGGGCACAGCCCCTCTGCGGATGGGGCAATCTGCCTGCCCAAGAGAGGGACTGCCAGGGTCCCCCACCCGCACCCCACAACAG AAGCTGCAGCTGGTGCTGGCCCCACTGCACAGCCTGGCCTCGCGGGCCCTGGAGCATGGGCTCCCGGACCCCGGCAGCCTCCTGGCCCACTCCTTCCAGCAGCTGGACCGCATCGACTCCCTGAGCGAGCAGATCTCCTTCCTGGAAGAGCAGCTGGGGTCTT GTTCCTGCAAGAAGGAGCTGTGA
- the EGFL7 gene encoding epidermal growth factor-like protein 7 isoform X16 yields MLWEGPSSVEAQVAPTAQKSSCHQGPGDDGAPFSSRRVCAIGVPRGPVSESFVQRVYQPFLTTCDGHRACSTYRTIYRTAYRRSPGPAPARPRYACCPGWKRTSGLPGACGAVCQPPCQNGGVCVQPGRCHCPAGWRGDTCQTDVDECSAGRGGCPQRCVNTAGSYWCQCWEGHSPSADGAICLPKRGTARVPHPHPTTGVDSEVKEEVQRLRSRVDVLEQKLQLVLAPLHSLASRALEHGLPDPGSLLAHSFQQLDRIDSLSEQISFLEEQLGSCSCKKEL; encoded by the exons GCCCCAGCTCAGTGGAGGCACAGGTGGCCCCCACTGCCCAGAAGAGCAGCTGCCACCAGGGTCCAGGGGATGACGGAGCCCCCTTCTCTAG CCGCAGGGTGTGTGCCATCGGGGTTCCCAGGGGCCCCGTGTCCGAGTCCTTCGTGCAACGCGTGTACCAGCCCTTTCTCACCACCTGCGATGGGCACCGAGCCTGCAGCACATACCG gacCATCTATAGGACCGCCTACCGCCGCAGTCCTGGGCCGGCCCCCGCCAGGCCTCGCTACGCCTGCTGCCCCGGCTGGAAGAGGACCAGTGGGCTCCCCGGGGCCTGCGGAGCAG TATGCCAGCCTCCATGCCAGAACGGAGGGGTCTGTGTCCAGCCAGGCCGCTGCCACTGCCCTGCAGGATGGCGGGgcgacacctgccagacag ACGTGGATGAATGCAGTGCTGGACGGGGCGGCTGTCCCCAGCGCTGTGTCAACACCGCAGGGAGTTATTGGTGCCAGTGTTGGGAGGGGCACAGCCCCTCTGCGGATGGGGCAATCTGCCTGCCCAAGAGAGGGACTGCCAGGGTCCCCCACCCGCACCCCACAACAG GAGTGGACAGTGAGGTGAAGGAGGAGGTGCAGAGGCTTCGGTCAAGGGTGGACGTGCTGGAGCAG AAGCTGCAGCTGGTGCTGGCCCCACTGCACAGCCTGGCCTCGCGGGCCCTGGAGCATGGGCTCCCGGACCCCGGCAGCCTCCTGGCCCACTCCTTCCAGCAGCTGGACCGCATCGACTCCCTGAGCGAGCAGATCTCCTTCCTGGAAGAGCAGCTGGGGTCTT GTTCCTGCAAGAAGGAGCTGTGA
- the EGFL7 gene encoding epidermal growth factor-like protein 7 isoform X23 has product MGTEPAAHTGPSIGPPTAAVLGRPPPGLATPAAPAGRGPVGSPGPAEQYASLHARTEGSVSSQAAATALQDGGATPARQTWMNAVLDGAAVPSAVSTPQGVIGASVGRGTAPLRMGQSACPREGLPGSPTRTPQQPTDWKTVPSGVPSGSRPGSLETPHLRWRRDIITFGVDSEVKEEVQRLRSRVDVLEQKLQLVLAPLHSLASRALEHGLPDPGSLLAHSFQQLDRIDSLSEQISFLEEQLGSCSCKKEL; this is encoded by the exons ATGGGCACCGAGCCTGCAGCACATACCG gacCATCTATAGGACCGCCTACCGCCGCAGTCCTGGGCCGGCCCCCGCCAGGCCTCGCTACGCCTGCTGCCCCGGCTGGAAGAGGACCAGTGGGCTCCCCGGGGCCTGCGGAGCAG TATGCCAGCCTCCATGCCAGAACGGAGGGGTCTGTGTCCAGCCAGGCCGCTGCCACTGCCCTGCAGGATGGCGGGgcgacacctgccagacag ACGTGGATGAATGCAGTGCTGGACGGGGCGGCTGTCCCCAGCGCTGTGTCAACACCGCAGGGAGTTATTGGTGCCAGTGTTGGGAGGGGCACAGCCCCTCTGCGGATGGGGCAATCTGCCTGCCCAAGAGAGGGACTGCCAGGGTCCCCCACCCGCACCCCACAACAG CCAACAGACTGGAAGACGGTCCCCTCCGGGGTCCCATCCGGGTCCCGCCCCGGCAGCCTGGAGACGCCGCACCTCCGCTGGCGACGGGACATTATTACTTTTG GAGTGGACAGTGAGGTGAAGGAGGAGGTGCAGAGGCTTCGGTCAAGGGTGGACGTGCTGGAGCAG AAGCTGCAGCTGGTGCTGGCCCCACTGCACAGCCTGGCCTCGCGGGCCCTGGAGCATGGGCTCCCGGACCCCGGCAGCCTCCTGGCCCACTCCTTCCAGCAGCTGGACCGCATCGACTCCCTGAGCGAGCAGATCTCCTTCCTGGAAGAGCAGCTGGGGTCTT GTTCCTGCAAGAAGGAGCTGTGA
- the EGFL7 gene encoding epidermal growth factor-like protein 7 isoform X1 codes for MGHSLALAPLLSQATPAVCPRNARPFVRWKGQAPAQWRHRWPPLPRRAAATRVQGMTEPPSLGHPEEKAVPPGDTGHVGLPGAASGVVPGAGSGRHPAYLPAWPQGVCHRGSQGPRVRVLRATRVPALSHHLRWAPSLQHIPQYASLHARTEGSVSSQAAATALQDGGATPARQTWMNAVLDGAAVPSAVSTPQGVIGASVGRGTAPLRMGQSACPREGLPGSPTRTPQQPTDWKTVPSGVPSGSRPGSLETPHLRWRRDIITFGVDSEVKEEVQRLRSRVDVLEQKLQLVLAPLHSLASRALEHGLPDPGSLLAHSFQQLDRIDSLSEQISFLEEQLGSCSCKKEL; via the exons ATGGGGCACTCACTGGCCCTGGCCCCGCTGCTGTCTCAGGCCACACCAGCAGTCTGTCCGAGGAACGCGCGCCCATTTGTCAGATGGAAGGGGCAG GCCCCAGCTCAGTGGAGGCACAGGTGGCCCCCACTGCCCAGAAGAGCAGCTGCCACCAGGGTCCAGGGGATGACGGAGCCCCCTTCTCTAG GGCACCCTGAGGAGAAGGCCGTCCCACCTGGAGACACAGGCCATGTGGGGCTCCCGGGAGCTGCTTCTGGTGTGGTTCCTGGTGCTGGCAGTGGGCGGCACCCAGCATATCTACCGGCCTGG CCGCAGGGTGTGTGCCATCGGGGTTCCCAGGGGCCCCGTGTCCGAGTCCTTCGTGCAACGCGTGTACCAGCCCTTTCTCACCACCTGCGATGGGCACCGAGCCTGCAGCACATACCG CAGTATGCCAGCCTCCATGCCAGAACGGAGGGGTCTGTGTCCAGCCAGGCCGCTGCCACTGCCCTGCAGGATGGCGGGgcgacacctgccagacag ACGTGGATGAATGCAGTGCTGGACGGGGCGGCTGTCCCCAGCGCTGTGTCAACACCGCAGGGAGTTATTGGTGCCAGTGTTGGGAGGGGCACAGCCCCTCTGCGGATGGGGCAATCTGCCTGCCCAAGAGAGGGACTGCCAGGGTCCCCCACCCGCACCCCACAACAG CCAACAGACTGGAAGACGGTCCCCTCCGGGGTCCCATCCGGGTCCCGCCCCGGCAGCCTGGAGACGCCGCACCTCCGCTGGCGACGGGACATTATTACTTTTG GAGTGGACAGTGAGGTGAAGGAGGAGGTGCAGAGGCTTCGGTCAAGGGTGGACGTGCTGGAGCAG AAGCTGCAGCTGGTGCTGGCCCCACTGCACAGCCTGGCCTCGCGGGCCCTGGAGCATGGGCTCCCGGACCCCGGCAGCCTCCTGGCCCACTCCTTCCAGCAGCTGGACCGCATCGACTCCCTGAGCGAGCAGATCTCCTTCCTGGAAGAGCAGCTGGGGTCTT GTTCCTGCAAGAAGGAGCTGTGA
- the EGFL7 gene encoding epidermal growth factor-like protein 7 isoform X31, with translation MGHSLALAPLLSQATPAVCPRNARPFVRWKGQAPAQWRHRWPPLPRRAAATRVQGMTEPPSLVCQPPCQNGGVCVQPGRCHCPAGWRGDTCQTDVDECSAGRGGCPQRCVNTAGSYWCQCWEGHSPSADGAICLPKRGTARVPHPHPTTGVDSEVKEEVQRLRSRVDVLEQKLQLVLAPLHSLASRALEHGLPDPGSLLAHSFQQLDRIDSLSEQISFLEEQLGSCSCKKEL, from the exons ATGGGGCACTCACTGGCCCTGGCCCCGCTGCTGTCTCAGGCCACACCAGCAGTCTGTCCGAGGAACGCGCGCCCATTTGTCAGATGGAAGGGGCAG GCCCCAGCTCAGTGGAGGCACAGGTGGCCCCCACTGCCCAGAAGAGCAGCTGCCACCAGGGTCCAGGGGATGACGGAGCCCCCTTCTCTAG TATGCCAGCCTCCATGCCAGAACGGAGGGGTCTGTGTCCAGCCAGGCCGCTGCCACTGCCCTGCAGGATGGCGGGgcgacacctgccagacag ACGTGGATGAATGCAGTGCTGGACGGGGCGGCTGTCCCCAGCGCTGTGTCAACACCGCAGGGAGTTATTGGTGCCAGTGTTGGGAGGGGCACAGCCCCTCTGCGGATGGGGCAATCTGCCTGCCCAAGAGAGGGACTGCCAGGGTCCCCCACCCGCACCCCACAACAG GAGTGGACAGTGAGGTGAAGGAGGAGGTGCAGAGGCTTCGGTCAAGGGTGGACGTGCTGGAGCAG AAGCTGCAGCTGGTGCTGGCCCCACTGCACAGCCTGGCCTCGCGGGCCCTGGAGCATGGGCTCCCGGACCCCGGCAGCCTCCTGGCCCACTCCTTCCAGCAGCTGGACCGCATCGACTCCCTGAGCGAGCAGATCTCCTTCCTGGAAGAGCAGCTGGGGTCTT GTTCCTGCAAGAAGGAGCTGTGA
- the EGFL7 gene encoding epidermal growth factor-like protein 7 isoform X21, whose product MAKPGPGQHQAPAQWRHRWPPLPRRAAATRVQGMTEPPSLAAGCVPSGFPGAPCPSPSCNACTSPFSPPAMGTEPAAHTGPSIGPPTAAVLGRPPPGLATPAAPAGRGPVGSPGPAEQYASLHARTEGSVSSQAAATALQDGGATPARQTWMNAVLDGAAVPSAVSTPQGVIGASVGRGTAPLRMGQSACPREGLPGSPTRTPQQKLQLVLAPLHSLASRALEHGLPDPGSLLAHSFQQLDRIDSLSEQISFLEEQLGSCSCKKEL is encoded by the exons GCCCCAGCTCAGTGGAGGCACAGGTGGCCCCCACTGCCCAGAAGAGCAGCTGCCACCAGGGTCCAGGGGATGACGGAGCCCCCTTCTCTAG CCGCAGGGTGTGTGCCATCGGGGTTCCCAGGGGCCCCGTGTCCGAGTCCTTCGTGCAACGCGTGTACCAGCCCTTTCTCACCACCTGCGATGGGCACCGAGCCTGCAGCACATACCG gacCATCTATAGGACCGCCTACCGCCGCAGTCCTGGGCCGGCCCCCGCCAGGCCTCGCTACGCCTGCTGCCCCGGCTGGAAGAGGACCAGTGGGCTCCCCGGGGCCTGCGGAGCAG TATGCCAGCCTCCATGCCAGAACGGAGGGGTCTGTGTCCAGCCAGGCCGCTGCCACTGCCCTGCAGGATGGCGGGgcgacacctgccagacag ACGTGGATGAATGCAGTGCTGGACGGGGCGGCTGTCCCCAGCGCTGTGTCAACACCGCAGGGAGTTATTGGTGCCAGTGTTGGGAGGGGCACAGCCCCTCTGCGGATGGGGCAATCTGCCTGCCCAAGAGAGGGACTGCCAGGGTCCCCCACCCGCACCCCACAACAG AAGCTGCAGCTGGTGCTGGCCCCACTGCACAGCCTGGCCTCGCGGGCCCTGGAGCATGGGCTCCCGGACCCCGGCAGCCTCCTGGCCCACTCCTTCCAGCAGCTGGACCGCATCGACTCCCTGAGCGAGCAGATCTCCTTCCTGGAAGAGCAGCTGGGGTCTT GTTCCTGCAAGAAGGAGCTGTGA